The proteins below come from a single Chitinophaga pinensis DSM 2588 genomic window:
- a CDS encoding GyrI-like domain-containing protein, with the protein MDIQQFSVIGISIVTTNENGQSEQDIPALWQRFFSENIQALIPNKIDDTIYSIYTDYEKDHTKPYTTILGCRVSSLDVIPEGMTGKTINSGKYHLQVAKGNVSQGAVYQEWVKIWNSDLKRTYTADFEVYGERAQNPEMAEVDIFIAVE; encoded by the coding sequence ATGGATATTCAACAGTTTAGCGTAATTGGTATCAGCATCGTAACCACAAACGAAAACGGACAGTCAGAACAAGACATCCCGGCATTATGGCAGCGCTTCTTTTCTGAAAATATACAGGCATTGATTCCTAACAAGATCGATGATACGATTTATAGCATATATACAGACTACGAGAAAGATCATACCAAACCATATACAACCATCCTGGGTTGCAGGGTATCCTCCCTCGATGTCATCCCTGAAGGCATGACAGGAAAAACAATAAATAGCGGGAAATACCACCTGCAGGTAGCAAAAGGGAATGTATCCCAGGGCGCCGTCTATCAGGAATGGGTAAAGATCTGGAATTCAGACCTGAAAAGAACCTATACGGCCGATTTCGAAGTGTATGGGGAACGTGCGCAAAATCCGGAAATGGCAGAAGTCGATATCTTCATCGCTGTTGAATAA
- a CDS encoding family 43 glycosylhydrolase, with product MRKTEQNSTRLLLYAFVLSMCIGACSHDNNLHRPSALAVADPNASPVVLAALDLMSGNPVLPVPTADPDIIYANGKYYVYTTAIGPNNSQFHAYSSTDLLSWNDEGVVLDLNNVSWAHTGGWAPSVVARNGNFYMYFTAAKKIGVAVSTSPTGPFIDRGSALATGDGTDPIDPMAFIDTDGQAYLYWGNTTLNMQRLNTDMISLTGTRSHDKPSNYFEAPYMLKRNGIYYFMYSINDYRNDDYHVEYATSSGPMGPWTYKGRITSPLGPVKGPGHNAVIRKAGCSDEYYFVYHRRTSTNVDERQVAIDRLFFDGAGNILPVNITNSGVVGYDGICYTPNPVPDGQYVIRSRVNTTAGAGLYLDIPGCATGNADVRTWTRTNCDGQKWTFTYQNNGYYKIISALPNHKALDLNACGLDRGANIQVWDVLSNDCQLWRIETAGNGYYRIMAKGSNNVMDLADGDPTPGADVRSWTWNGADAQLWKLETP from the coding sequence ATGAGAAAAACTGAGCAAAATTCCACCAGATTATTGCTTTATGCATTTGTACTTAGTATGTGTATCGGTGCCTGTTCACATGATAACAATCTGCATCGTCCGTCTGCGCTTGCCGTTGCGGATCCCAATGCCAGTCCTGTAGTTTTAGCCGCACTTGATCTTATGAGCGGAAATCCTGTTTTACCGGTTCCTACAGCCGATCCGGATATCATTTATGCCAATGGCAAGTATTACGTCTATACCACCGCTATCGGGCCTAATAACAGCCAATTTCACGCTTATTCGTCCACTGACCTGCTAAGCTGGAATGATGAGGGCGTCGTATTGGATTTAAACAACGTCAGCTGGGCGCATACGGGGGGATGGGCGCCGTCCGTGGTAGCACGTAATGGCAATTTCTATATGTACTTTACGGCAGCCAAGAAAATAGGGGTTGCAGTGAGTACGAGTCCGACAGGGCCTTTTATTGACCGGGGTAGTGCACTGGCTACCGGAGACGGAACGGATCCTATTGATCCGATGGCCTTTATTGACACAGATGGACAGGCGTATCTTTATTGGGGTAATACGACATTGAATATGCAACGTCTGAATACTGATATGATATCACTGACTGGTACCCGCAGTCATGATAAACCATCTAATTATTTCGAAGCGCCTTATATGTTGAAACGAAATGGTATTTATTACTTCATGTATTCCATTAACGATTACAGGAATGACGACTACCATGTGGAATATGCCACTTCCAGCGGTCCTATGGGACCATGGACTTATAAAGGGCGTATTACATCTCCACTGGGCCCTGTTAAAGGCCCGGGTCATAATGCAGTGATCCGCAAGGCTGGTTGTAGTGATGAATATTATTTTGTCTATCATCGGCGGACAAGTACCAATGTGGACGAAAGACAGGTGGCTATTGACAGACTATTTTTTGATGGTGCAGGAAATATACTGCCGGTAAATATTACCAACTCCGGTGTAGTCGGATACGATGGTATCTGTTATACGCCTAATCCTGTTCCTGATGGACAATACGTTATCAGATCCAGGGTCAATACGACCGCAGGAGCCGGTCTGTATCTTGATATTCCGGGATGCGCCACTGGGAATGCGGACGTAAGAACCTGGACAAGAACCAATTGTGATGGTCAGAAATGGACATTTACCTATCAGAACAATGGTTATTATAAGATCATCTCAGCGTTGCCCAATCACAAAGCTTTAGACCTGAATGCCTGTGGACTTGACAGAGGGGCGAATATTCAGGTATGGGATGTGTTGTCAAATGATTGCCAGTTGTGGCGGATTGAAACAGCCGGTAACGGATATTATCGGATTATGGCAAAAGGAAGTAATAATGTGATGGACTTGGCGGATGGTGATCCTACGCCGGGCGCAGATGTAAGGTCATGGACCTGGAATGGCGCTGATGCACAGTTGTGGAAACTGGAGACACCATAA
- a CDS encoding TIGR00730 family Rossman fold protein — translation MFLQFKSAAVFCGSKLGVDPIFAQHASVLGKLLAKHEVTLVYGGGNSGLMGVVANEVLDHAGQVVGVMPDLLIQREFRHDRLTQLHVVEDMHARKKLMYSLSEAVIILPGGIGTFDEMIEVMAWNSLSLHNKKIFIINSNGFFDLFIQQMQKLQQNGFLYSDVSDAFIIVDTPEMIFS, via the coding sequence ATGTTTTTACAATTTAAATCAGCCGCAGTATTCTGTGGTTCTAAACTCGGTGTTGATCCTATTTTTGCTCAACATGCCTCCGTCCTTGGAAAGTTGTTAGCTAAACATGAAGTGACGCTTGTTTATGGCGGAGGGAACAGTGGTTTGATGGGAGTAGTCGCTAATGAGGTATTGGATCATGCAGGACAGGTTGTGGGAGTGATGCCGGATTTGTTAATTCAAAGAGAGTTCCGGCACGACAGGTTAACGCAGTTGCATGTGGTAGAGGATATGCATGCAAGAAAAAAGCTGATGTACAGTTTATCCGAAGCCGTGATTATTTTACCGGGTGGTATTGGCACATTTGATGAAATGATAGAGGTAATGGCCTGGAACAGCCTGAGTCTTCACAATAAGAAGATCTTTATCATTAACTCTAATGGCTTTTTTGATCTGTTTATTCAACAAATGCAAAAGCTGCAGCAAAATGGATTTCTATATTCAGATGTATCAGATGCATTTATCATAGTCGATACACCTGAGATGATCTTCAGTTAA
- a CDS encoding YkgJ family cysteine cluster protein, whose amino-acid sequence MNANLAEIAAIAQQKEAENQSFKAYLKSQPADDIDQLVQELDALVTPQVDCTACGNCCRSLMINVEPDEVTRLAAHLSRTEADVIDSYIETGVNNSMMVINRIPCHFLENSMCTIYEHRFAGCREFPGLHLPQFTNRLFSMMMHYGTCPIIFNVLEEMKVRLDFSADMPVT is encoded by the coding sequence ATGAATGCAAATCTCGCCGAAATTGCGGCCATCGCACAGCAAAAGGAAGCTGAAAATCAGTCGTTTAAAGCGTATTTAAAATCTCAGCCAGCTGATGATATAGATCAACTTGTGCAGGAACTCGATGCACTTGTTACACCTCAGGTCGATTGTACGGCCTGTGGTAACTGCTGCCGTTCTCTCATGATTAATGTGGAACCTGATGAAGTCACCCGGCTGGCGGCACACCTCAGCCGGACGGAAGCGGATGTAATAGACAGTTATATAGAAACGGGGGTTAATAACAGCATGATGGTGATTAACCGGATCCCTTGTCATTTCCTCGAAAATAGCATGTGTACGATCTATGAGCACCGGTTTGCAGGTTGCCGGGAGTTCCCCGGACTGCACCTGCCACAATTCACCAACAGGCTATTTTCCATGATGATGCATTATGGCACCTGCCCGATTATTTTCAATGTACTGGAGGAAATGAAGGTAAGACTGGACTTTAGCGCTGATATGCCCGTTACTTGA
- a CDS encoding alpha/beta fold hydrolase: MYSDQELLQNLPGFENKYAVVNGVSLHYVQGGKGEPLILIPGWPETWWAYHKVMPLLALHYNVIVVDLRGMGGSDKPSAGYDKKNMSKDIYDLIQLLHYEKVHICGHDIGAHVAFSFAANYPEATGKLMMLDTPHPDDSMYQLPMLPIPGLNYTYPWWLAFNQVKELPEALLADRMHLVIDWIFNTMLQHPHHLTDFDRAVYSQAYDSPEAIRSSNAWYQAFTQDIQDMKTYHTISSPVMGIACSNIYQMLKSFLTKATAEVRLEEIEDSGHFLLAEQPQAIARLIIGFLK; the protein is encoded by the coding sequence ATGTATTCGGATCAGGAATTGCTTCAGAACCTTCCAGGTTTTGAGAATAAATATGCAGTGGTGAATGGTGTCAGCTTGCATTATGTACAGGGTGGTAAAGGAGAACCTTTGATTTTAATTCCCGGATGGCCGGAAACATGGTGGGCTTATCATAAAGTAATGCCCTTGCTCGCTTTGCATTATAATGTGATAGTAGTGGACCTGAGAGGGATGGGCGGCTCAGATAAACCGTCAGCAGGTTATGACAAAAAGAATATGAGCAAGGATATATATGACCTGATACAGTTATTGCATTATGAGAAGGTGCATATCTGTGGTCATGATATTGGCGCCCATGTAGCCTTTAGTTTCGCGGCCAACTATCCGGAAGCTACCGGTAAGTTAATGATGCTGGATACACCGCATCCTGATGATTCGATGTATCAGTTGCCTATGCTACCTATACCGGGTTTGAATTATACATACCCCTGGTGGCTGGCATTCAATCAGGTAAAAGAACTGCCGGAAGCGCTGTTGGCAGACAGGATGCATCTTGTCATTGACTGGATTTTCAACACCATGCTACAGCATCCGCATCACCTTACGGATTTTGACAGGGCGGTTTATAGCCAGGCGTATGACAGTCCGGAGGCGATCCGGTCTTCCAATGCATGGTATCAGGCATTTACCCAGGATATACAGGACATGAAAACTTATCATACAATCAGCAGCCCTGTTATGGGGATCGCCTGCAGCAACATCTATCAGATGCTAAAATCCTTCCTTACCAAAGCTACTGCTGAGGTCCGGCTGGAAGAAATCGAGGACAGCGGTCACTTTTTATTAGCGGAACAGCCACAGGCAATAGCCCGGCTGATCATAGGTTTTTTGAAGTGA
- a CDS encoding MerR family transcriptional regulator has product MRLINQLSKETGIPIGTIRFYEKSGLINGETKPEVKTNKYVYYGDDVIDKLRFIQMAKAVGFTLGEIKEVVDAWYLKKISKKAQLEVLNKKLVQIDEKIQELNEMKKQIAVCKDNIEKR; this is encoded by the coding sequence ATGAGATTAATTAACCAGCTGTCAAAGGAAACAGGTATCCCGATTGGTACCATCCGCTTTTACGAGAAATCAGGTCTTATTAACGGGGAGACGAAGCCTGAAGTAAAAACCAACAAGTATGTGTATTATGGCGATGATGTTATCGACAAACTGCGGTTTATACAAATGGCGAAAGCCGTAGGATTTACGTTGGGTGAGATTAAAGAAGTGGTTGATGCATGGTACCTGAAAAAGATCAGTAAAAAAGCGCAGCTTGAAGTGTTGAATAAGAAGTTGGTGCAGATTGATGAGAAGATACAGGAGTTGAATGAAATGAAAAAGCAGATAGCTGTTTGTAAGGACAATATAGAGAAGCGTTAG
- a CDS encoding winged helix-turn-helix transcriptional regulator, whose translation MECRNAQGEEHKREMMAVQDSMDVLNGKWKIPIISSICYYKQRRFSDVLNDVDGISNKMLSKELKELEVNKLIRRIVLDTQPVTVLYELTEHGKTLQTIINNLTEWGIKHRKEIVGR comes from the coding sequence ATGGAGTGCAGGAATGCTCAAGGAGAAGAACACAAAAGAGAAATGATGGCGGTGCAGGATTCAATGGATGTACTGAACGGGAAATGGAAAATTCCTATCATTTCATCCATCTGTTATTATAAACAAAGACGATTCTCCGACGTTTTGAATGATGTAGACGGTATATCAAACAAAATGCTGAGTAAGGAATTAAAGGAACTGGAGGTTAATAAACTGATCAGGCGGATCGTTCTGGATACGCAACCTGTAACGGTGCTGTATGAACTTACGGAACATGGTAAAACCTTGCAGACAATTATTAATAACCTGACAGAATGGGGAATTAAGCATAGGAAGGAAATTGTGGGCAGGTAA
- a CDS encoding winged helix-turn-helix transcriptional regulator, with the protein MDDDKKKFERFTALQEKISAGPDAYKHSILYDCCSIFANKWNLLVVVSLMQDTKRNSELLQQINGISHKMLNESLKKLISLKLVERKVYPEVPPRVEYSLTEFGRSLSGPLLAFLDWHEEWKDKFETLYQ; encoded by the coding sequence ATGGATGACGACAAAAAAAAATTTGAAAGATTTACAGCCCTGCAGGAAAAAATATCCGCAGGGCCAGATGCCTATAAGCATAGTATACTCTACGACTGCTGCTCGATATTCGCCAATAAATGGAACCTGTTAGTCGTGGTATCACTCATGCAGGATACCAAACGGAACAGCGAATTGTTACAGCAGATCAATGGTATCTCCCATAAAATGCTGAATGAATCACTCAAAAAACTGATCAGTTTAAAGCTGGTAGAACGAAAGGTATATCCTGAAGTACCGCCCAGGGTGGAATATTCACTGACCGAATTTGGCCGGAGTCTGTCTGGTCCGCTTTTAGCTTTTCTCGACTGGCATGAAGAGTGGAAGGATAAATTTGAAACACTCTATCAATGA